Proteins encoded in a region of the Agromyces protaetiae genome:
- a CDS encoding CoA-binding protein, with amino-acid sequence MPASSPLAKLLKSQRTWAGPDAKQRLAILRAAKSVAIVGASPNPTRSSYFVGTYLQQSSDFRLFFVNPNATEILGEPAYASLADLPEVPDIVVVFRRASDIPSVVDDVVAAGAKTIWVQLGIWNEEAAYYGEEQGLTVVMDRCIKVEHARFHGGLHLLGFDTGQISARRTLR; translated from the coding sequence CTGCCCGCGAGCTCGCCGCTCGCGAAGCTGCTGAAGAGCCAGCGCACGTGGGCCGGGCCCGACGCGAAGCAGCGGCTCGCGATCCTGCGCGCCGCGAAGTCGGTCGCGATCGTCGGCGCGTCGCCGAACCCGACCCGGTCGAGCTACTTCGTGGGCACGTACCTGCAGCAGTCGAGCGACTTCCGCCTGTTCTTCGTGAACCCGAACGCGACCGAGATCCTCGGCGAGCCCGCATACGCGAGCCTCGCGGATCTGCCCGAGGTGCCCGACATCGTCGTGGTCTTCCGCCGCGCGAGCGACATCCCGAGCGTCGTCGACGACGTCGTCGCGGCGGGCGCCAAGACGATCTGGGTGCAGCTCGGCATCTGGAACGAGGAGGCCGCGTACTACGGCGAGGAGCAGGGGCTCACCGTGGTCATGGACCGCTGCATCAAGGTCGAGCACGCCCGCTTCCACGGCGGCCTGCACCTGCTCGGCTTCGACACCGGCCAGATCTCGGCGCGTCGCACGCTGCGCTGA
- a CDS encoding O-acetylhomoserine aminocarboxypropyltransferase/cysteine synthase family protein, translating to MADREYGFKTRAIHAGNIPDAATGARALPIYQSSAFVFDDTADAAARFALQKYGNIYSRLENPTVASFEERVASLEGGLGAVATASGLSAQYITFASLAGSGDHIVASANLYGGSITQLDVTLRRFGVETTFVRSADAADYAAAITPQTKALFVETIANPSGEIADLEALADVAHAHGIPFIVDSTIATPYLNRPIEWGADIVTHSATKFLGGHGTTLGGVVVESGRFDWHSDTFPLFGQPVPSYGGLEWSGNFGEYAFLTRLRAEQLRDIGPALAPHSAFLLAQGVETLPYRIQAHVDNARTVAEWLEADPRIEHVWWAGLANHPHHGRAQKYLPKGPGSVFSFEVKGGRAVGQALIESANLASHLANIGDAKTLIIHPASTTHAQLTEQQLVDAGVGPGVVRLSVGIEDAEDIIYDLDQALTIATGGAR from the coding sequence ATGGCAGACCGCGAATACGGCTTCAAGACGCGTGCGATCCACGCCGGGAACATCCCGGATGCGGCGACGGGCGCCCGCGCACTCCCGATCTACCAGTCGAGCGCGTTCGTGTTCGACGACACGGCCGACGCCGCCGCGCGGTTCGCGCTGCAGAAGTACGGCAACATCTACTCGCGGCTCGAGAACCCGACGGTCGCGAGCTTCGAGGAGCGCGTCGCGAGCCTCGAGGGCGGGCTCGGCGCGGTCGCGACCGCGAGCGGCCTCTCGGCGCAGTACATCACGTTCGCGTCGCTCGCCGGGTCGGGCGACCACATCGTCGCGTCGGCGAACCTCTACGGCGGGTCGATCACGCAGCTGGATGTCACGCTCCGCCGCTTCGGCGTCGAGACGACGTTCGTGCGCAGCGCCGACGCCGCCGACTACGCGGCCGCCATCACCCCGCAGACCAAGGCGCTGTTCGTCGAGACCATCGCGAACCCGTCGGGCGAGATCGCCGACCTCGAGGCGCTCGCGGACGTCGCACACGCGCACGGCATCCCGTTCATCGTCGACTCGACGATCGCGACGCCCTATCTGAACCGTCCGATCGAGTGGGGCGCCGACATCGTGACGCACTCGGCGACGAAGTTCCTCGGCGGGCACGGCACGACGCTCGGCGGCGTGGTCGTCGAGTCGGGCCGGTTCGACTGGCATTCCGACACGTTCCCGCTGTTCGGCCAGCCGGTGCCGAGCTACGGCGGCCTCGAGTGGTCGGGCAACTTCGGCGAGTACGCGTTCCTCACGCGCCTCCGCGCCGAGCAGCTGCGCGACATCGGCCCGGCGCTCGCGCCGCACTCCGCGTTCCTGCTCGCCCAGGGCGTCGAGACCCTGCCGTACCGCATCCAGGCGCACGTCGACAACGCACGCACGGTCGCCGAGTGGCTCGAGGCCGACCCGCGCATCGAGCACGTGTGGTGGGCGGGGCTCGCGAACCACCCGCACCACGGCCGGGCGCAGAAGTACCTGCCGAAGGGACCGGGCTCGGTGTTCAGCTTCGAGGTCAAGGGCGGGCGTGCCGTCGGGCAGGCGCTGATCGAGTCGGCGAACCTCGCGAGCCACCTCGCGAACATCGGCGACGCGAAGACGCTCATCATCCACCCGGCGTCGACCACGCACGCGCAGCTCACCGAACAGCAGCTCGTGGACGCGGGCGTCGGCCCGGGCGTCGTTCGGCTCTCGGTCGGCATCGAAGACGCCGAGGACATCATCTACGATCTCGACCAGGCGCTCACGATCGCGACGGGAGGCGCACGATGA
- a CDS encoding cysteine hydrolase family protein: MQLSDTAALIVIDVQQGFDDPAWGPRDTPDAEANIGRLVAAWTDASRPVVLVRHDSRSPGSPLAPGTPGNALKAVVADAPHDLFVTKHVNSAFYGDPDLDAWLRDRGIDELVVCGIQTNMCVETTARMAGNLGYRVVLPIDATHTFDLEGPGGLRLSAAELSRATAVNLAGGGFAEVVTTSDLLP, from the coding sequence ATGCAGCTCTCGGACACCGCCGCCCTCATCGTCATCGACGTGCAGCAGGGCTTTGACGACCCCGCATGGGGACCGCGTGACACTCCCGACGCGGAGGCGAACATCGGCCGCCTGGTCGCGGCATGGACGGATGCCTCGCGGCCGGTCGTGCTCGTCCGGCACGACTCGCGTTCGCCGGGGTCGCCGCTCGCGCCGGGCACACCGGGGAACGCGCTGAAAGCGGTCGTCGCCGATGCGCCGCACGACCTGTTCGTCACGAAGCACGTCAACTCGGCGTTCTACGGCGACCCCGACCTCGACGCGTGGTTGCGCGATCGCGGCATCGACGAGCTCGTGGTCTGCGGCATCCAGACGAACATGTGCGTCGAGACGACGGCGCGCATGGCCGGCAATCTCGGCTATCGCGTCGTGCTGCCGATCGACGCGACGCACACGTTCGACCTCGAAGGCCCGGGCGGCCTGCGGCTCAGTGCGGCCGAGCTCTCGCGCGCGACCGCGGTGAATCTCGCGGGCGGCGGCTTCGCCGAGGTCGTGACGACCTCCGACCTCCTTCCGTGA
- a CDS encoding antibiotic biosynthesis monooxygenase family protein, with protein sequence MILEHAILPVIPGREAAFEAAFAQARGLIASMPGFVDLRLSRSIESPNEYLLLVQWESVEAHERGFRGSPEYERWRELLHHFYEPFPVVEHFAEVARA encoded by the coding sequence ATGATCCTCGAGCATGCGATCCTGCCCGTCATCCCGGGGCGGGAGGCGGCGTTCGAGGCCGCCTTCGCGCAGGCGCGCGGTCTCATCGCCTCGATGCCCGGATTCGTCGACCTCCGGCTCTCGCGCTCGATCGAGTCGCCGAACGAGTACCTGCTGCTCGTGCAGTGGGAGTCCGTCGAGGCGCACGAGCGCGGGTTCCGGGGCTCGCCCGAGTACGAGCGGTGGCGCGAGCTGCTGCACCACTTCTACGAGCCGTTCCCGGTGGTCGAACATTTCGCCGAGGTCGCGCGCGCCTGA
- a CDS encoding DMT family transporter — MAWIVLIVSGVLEAVWATALGKSEGFTKLWPSVVFGVALIASMLGLAWAMRDIATGTAYAVWVGIGAALTVVWAMITGDTDVSWAKILLLLGLVGCIVGLKLVDTSH; from the coding sequence ATGGCGTGGATCGTACTCATCGTGTCGGGTGTCCTCGAGGCCGTGTGGGCCACGGCGCTCGGCAAGTCGGAAGGCTTCACGAAGCTCTGGCCGTCGGTCGTCTTCGGTGTCGCCCTGATCGCGAGCATGCTCGGCCTCGCGTGGGCGATGCGCGACATCGCGACCGGCACCGCCTACGCGGTCTGGGTCGGCATCGGCGCGGCGCTCACGGTCGTCTGGGCGATGATCACGGGCGACACGGATGTCTCGTGGGCGAAGATCCTGCTCCTGCTGGGCCTCGTCGGCTGCATCGTCGGCCTCAAGCTCGTCGACACCTCCCACTAG
- a CDS encoding helix-turn-helix transcriptional regulator, translating to MVKPTKVTNSIRALRFAHGELTQAELAKRVGVTRQTIIAIEQGRYSPTLELAFQIAHVFGTALDDVFQYPEE from the coding sequence ATGGTCAAGCCCACGAAGGTCACGAACTCGATCCGCGCCCTGCGCTTCGCGCACGGCGAGCTGACTCAGGCCGAGCTCGCCAAGCGGGTCGGTGTCACCCGTCAGACCATCATCGCGATCGAGCAAGGGCGGTACTCGCCGACGCTCGAGCTCGCGTTCCAGATCGCGCACGTCTTCGGCACCGCGCTCGACGACGTGTTCCAGTACCCCGAGGAGTGA
- a CDS encoding NAD(P)-dependent alcohol dehydrogenase, which yields MIERYGPPEVVHLAERPTPEPRAGQIRVRVGATTIGPSDSAFRSGTPWFARLFSGLVRPRQQVLGSDFAGTVDAVGAGVTRFALGDRVYGATGAASGAHAELVVVAADGAVQPIPPGVSDTDAVAVIDGFLTALPFLRDVGHVQPGHRVLINGASGAVGSAAVQLARWMGADVTAVTSTPNLELVHRLGAAHAIDYTVADFADARDAYDVVFDAVGTRSFGRVRRALTARGVYATTVPSFGLLFAILATRVVRRRRAAVAFTGLRADAAKRADLELLSRLVAEGELVPVVDRTLPIADIVAAHARVDSRHKVGALVLTLVE from the coding sequence GTGATCGAACGGTACGGACCGCCCGAGGTCGTCCACCTCGCCGAGCGGCCGACGCCTGAGCCCCGAGCCGGGCAGATCCGGGTGCGGGTCGGCGCCACCACCATCGGCCCGTCCGACTCCGCCTTCCGCAGCGGGACGCCCTGGTTCGCGCGCCTCTTCTCAGGCCTGGTGCGACCTCGCCAGCAGGTGCTCGGGTCCGACTTCGCGGGAACCGTCGACGCCGTCGGCGCCGGCGTCACCCGCTTCGCGCTCGGCGACCGGGTGTACGGCGCGACGGGCGCCGCGAGCGGGGCGCACGCCGAGCTCGTGGTGGTCGCGGCCGACGGTGCCGTGCAGCCCATCCCGCCCGGCGTCTCCGACACCGATGCGGTCGCGGTCATCGACGGGTTCCTCACGGCGCTGCCCTTCCTGCGCGACGTCGGTCACGTGCAGCCGGGGCACCGGGTGCTGATCAACGGCGCATCGGGCGCGGTCGGCTCGGCCGCCGTGCAGCTCGCGCGCTGGATGGGGGCCGACGTGACCGCGGTCACGAGTACGCCCAATCTCGAGCTGGTGCACCGGCTCGGTGCCGCGCACGCGATCGACTACACCGTGGCGGACTTCGCCGACGCCCGCGACGCCTATGACGTCGTCTTCGACGCCGTCGGCACGCGCTCGTTCGGCCGGGTGCGGCGTGCGCTCACCGCACGCGGCGTCTACGCGACGACCGTGCCGAGCTTCGGCCTGCTGTTCGCGATCCTCGCCACGCGGGTCGTGCGCCGCCGGCGTGCGGCGGTCGCCTTCACGGGGCTGCGAGCGGATGCCGCGAAGCGTGCAGATCTCGAACTGCTCAGCCGACTCGTGGCCGAGGGTGAACTCGTGCCCGTGGTCGACCGCACGCTGCCCATCGCCGACATCGTGGCGGCGCACGCCCGCGTCGATTCGAGGCACAAGGTCGGCGCCCTTGTGCTCACGCTGGTCGAGTAG
- a CDS encoding dolichyl-phosphate-mannose--protein mannosyltransferase — MNADPAAEARVPGPAAGPSPEASGPVEASGQPEASGQPEASGQPEASGQPEASGPRGTRLDAWWARVLADPRRRALWYWGAPIVMTLIAAVLRFWNLGHPQQLVFDETYYVKDAWTLWQHGYETTWPDDADEQFAAGDTGIFNEAPSYVVHPPLGKWLLGLGMAAFGAGDAFWWRASTALAGTVAVLIVTLLARRFTGTTVAAVIAGLLLAIDGNAIVMSRVALLDTWLMLLCLIGVWFVVLDRDRSRALLERRLAGGRSPDGAPAYGPALWARPWVVAAGAAFGAATAVKWSGLYFLAAFGVYLVIVDALARRRAGVSFWATGAVLKQGPVTFLLFVPVAAVVYLASWTGWLVTDGGYDRHWAEQPGNAATGALAWVPTWLQSLWHYHQSAYSFHLGVHGDHPWQSNPLTWLFMIRPTNMYYREVDGCGDGCVESIMGIGNPLIWWAAAVAAGYLVYRLVRYREWAVGLTLLGLAAGYLPWLLYLDRTVFQFYSIVFQPYLVLGLAIVIGIVLGRPSDPAWRRERGIAIVVVFLLWAVAISAWFYPIWSAMPIDETFRRLHFWLPSWG, encoded by the coding sequence ATGAACGCAGATCCGGCCGCCGAGGCGCGCGTGCCGGGTCCCGCTGCCGGGCCGTCGCCAGAGGCATCCGGCCCGGTCGAAGCATCCGGCCAGCCCGAGGCATCCGGCCAGCCCGAGGCATCCGGCCAGCCCGAGGCATCCGGCCAGCCCGAGGCATCCGGCCCGCGTGGCACGCGACTCGACGCCTGGTGGGCGCGCGTGCTCGCCGATCCGCGGCGACGCGCGCTCTGGTACTGGGGTGCGCCGATCGTCATGACGCTCATCGCGGCCGTGCTGCGGTTCTGGAATCTCGGGCACCCGCAGCAGCTCGTGTTCGACGAGACGTACTACGTCAAGGACGCCTGGACGCTGTGGCAGCACGGCTACGAGACGACCTGGCCCGACGACGCCGACGAGCAGTTCGCGGCGGGCGACACCGGCATCTTCAACGAGGCGCCGAGCTATGTCGTGCACCCGCCGCTCGGCAAGTGGTTGCTCGGGCTCGGCATGGCCGCGTTCGGCGCGGGCGACGCCTTCTGGTGGCGCGCCTCCACCGCCCTCGCCGGGACCGTGGCCGTGCTCATCGTCACGCTCCTCGCCCGGCGGTTCACCGGGACGACCGTCGCCGCCGTCATCGCGGGTCTGCTGCTCGCGATCGACGGCAATGCGATCGTCATGTCGCGAGTGGCGCTGCTCGACACCTGGCTCATGCTGCTGTGCCTCATCGGCGTGTGGTTCGTCGTCCTCGACCGCGATCGCAGCCGCGCCCTGCTCGAACGCCGGCTCGCCGGCGGGCGGTCGCCAGACGGCGCGCCCGCATACGGTCCCGCGCTCTGGGCACGGCCGTGGGTGGTCGCCGCGGGTGCCGCGTTCGGCGCCGCGACGGCCGTCAAATGGTCGGGGCTGTACTTCCTCGCCGCGTTCGGCGTGTACCTCGTGATCGTCGATGCGCTCGCGCGCCGCCGGGCCGGGGTGTCGTTCTGGGCCACGGGCGCGGTGCTGAAGCAGGGGCCGGTCACGTTCCTGTTGTTCGTGCCCGTCGCCGCGGTCGTGTACCTCGCATCGTGGACCGGCTGGCTCGTGACCGACGGCGGCTACGACCGGCACTGGGCCGAGCAGCCCGGCAACGCCGCGACCGGGGCGCTCGCATGGGTGCCGACCTGGCTGCAGAGCCTCTGGCACTACCACCAGTCGGCCTACTCGTTCCATCTCGGGGTGCACGGCGACCACCCCTGGCAATCGAACCCGCTGACCTGGCTGTTCATGATCCGGCCGACGAACATGTACTACCGCGAGGTCGACGGCTGCGGCGACGGCTGCGTCGAGTCCATCATGGGCATCGGCAACCCGCTCATCTGGTGGGCGGCGGCCGTCGCGGCCGGCTATCTCGTCTACCGTCTCGTGCGCTACCGGGAGTGGGCCGTCGGGCTGACGCTGCTCGGCCTCGCGGCAGGCTATCTGCCGTGGCTGCTCTACCTCGACCGCACGGTGTTCCAGTTCTACTCGATCGTGTTCCAGCCGTATCTCGTGCTCGGACTCGCGATCGTGATCGGGATCGTCCTCGGGCGGCCGAGCGACCCCGCCTGGCGCCGTGAGCGCGGCATCGCGATCGTTGTCGTGTTCCTGCTCTGGGCGGTCGCGATCTCGGCGTGGTTCTACCCGATCTGGTCGGCCATGCCGATCGACGAGACGTTCCGGCGGCTGCACTTCTGGCTGCCGAGCTGGGGCTGA
- the rsmI gene encoding 16S rRNA (cytidine(1402)-2'-O)-methyltransferase has product MIILAATPIGNLGDASARLREALEEARVVASEDTRVTQRLLAGLGIANRPRLIALHEHNERQKAGELVELARDTDLLVLTDAGMPTVSDPGFPLVQAAIAADVEVTAIPGPSAVLTALAVSGLPTDRFAFEGFLPRKAGERSRRLTELSGDRRTLVFFEAPSRIAASLEALADAFGRDRPAAVCRELTKLHEQVRRGPLAELAEWAAGGVRGEICIVVGGAAAEASDPDAALARVQALAASGTRLKDAAALVAAETGLGRRDLYERALAARSSSPSA; this is encoded by the coding sequence ATGATCATTCTCGCGGCGACCCCGATCGGCAACCTGGGGGACGCATCCGCCCGGCTCCGGGAGGCGCTCGAGGAGGCCCGGGTCGTCGCCTCGGAGGACACGAGGGTGACCCAGCGCCTGCTCGCCGGGCTCGGCATCGCCAACCGGCCGCGACTCATCGCGCTGCACGAGCACAACGAACGCCAGAAGGCCGGCGAGCTCGTCGAGCTCGCGCGCGACACCGACCTGCTCGTGCTCACCGATGCGGGCATGCCGACGGTCTCGGACCCGGGGTTCCCGCTCGTGCAGGCGGCGATCGCGGCCGACGTCGAGGTGACGGCGATCCCCGGCCCGTCTGCGGTGCTCACCGCGCTCGCCGTGTCCGGCCTGCCGACCGACCGGTTCGCGTTCGAGGGCTTCCTGCCGCGCAAGGCGGGGGAGCGGAGCCGTCGTCTGACCGAGCTTTCCGGCGATCGCCGGACCCTCGTCTTCTTCGAGGCGCCGTCACGGATCGCCGCGAGCCTCGAGGCGCTCGCCGACGCGTTCGGCCGCGACCGTCCCGCCGCGGTCTGCCGCGAGCTCACGAAGCTGCACGAGCAGGTGCGTCGGGGTCCGCTCGCCGAGCTCGCCGAGTGGGCCGCCGGCGGGGTTCGGGGCGAGATCTGCATCGTCGTCGGTGGGGCCGCGGCCGAGGCATCCGACCCCGACGCCGCGCTCGCGCGCGTCCAGGCGCTCGCCGCCTCCGGCACCCGCCTGAAGGACGCGGCCGCACTGGTCGCGGCCGAGACCGGGCTCGGCCGACGCGACCTGTATGAACGTGCCCTCGCAGCGAGATCTTCGTCTCCGTCCGCGTAG
- a CDS encoding NADP-dependent oxidoreductase, with product MSHAVRYSRSGGPEVLEVVEVPTPEPGAGEVLVEVFAAGLSPVDSVVRQGRHAERWPVTFPAAVGRELAGVVIATGSRDSRFGRGDEVMGFVEGGAQATHVVVPEQQLVAKPAGLSWEVAGSLHIAGTTAWTAVEGLRLGPDDTVVITAAAGGVGCLAAQFARLRGATVVGTSAEARFDFLRQFGVIPLAYGPGLADRVRAVVGGRPIGGFLDFLGGEAGAAVELGVPGPRILTTMDWDAVTEHGAVHIDAGDVVALARVAQMVSDRRVRLPIADVFSLDDVADAYRALDRREAPGKIVLGMHTVDYRGQRVREPALKEQDVTLGIATPHEHMEVEEAVPPALADGSVRRRRREARHAAEEADERP from the coding sequence ATGTCACACGCGGTCCGATACTCCCGGTCCGGCGGGCCCGAGGTGCTCGAGGTCGTCGAGGTTCCAACGCCTGAGCCCGGTGCCGGCGAGGTGCTCGTCGAGGTCTTCGCCGCCGGGCTCAGCCCGGTCGACAGCGTCGTACGACAGGGCAGGCACGCCGAACGCTGGCCGGTGACGTTCCCGGCGGCGGTGGGCCGCGAGCTCGCCGGAGTGGTGATTGCGACCGGCTCGCGCGACTCGCGGTTCGGCCGGGGCGACGAGGTCATGGGGTTCGTCGAGGGCGGCGCGCAGGCCACGCACGTCGTGGTCCCCGAGCAGCAACTGGTCGCCAAGCCCGCAGGCCTCTCCTGGGAGGTGGCCGGGTCGCTCCACATCGCCGGCACGACCGCGTGGACGGCGGTCGAGGGGCTGCGGCTCGGTCCGGACGACACGGTCGTCATCACCGCCGCCGCGGGCGGGGTCGGATGCCTCGCCGCGCAGTTCGCCCGGTTGCGGGGCGCGACCGTGGTGGGCACGTCGGCCGAGGCGAGATTCGACTTTCTCCGGCAGTTCGGCGTGATCCCGCTCGCCTACGGGCCGGGCCTCGCCGATCGCGTCCGTGCCGTCGTGGGCGGACGGCCGATCGGCGGGTTCCTCGACTTCCTCGGCGGCGAAGCCGGCGCGGCCGTGGAGCTCGGTGTGCCGGGTCCGCGGATCCTCACGACCATGGACTGGGACGCCGTCACCGAACACGGCGCCGTGCACATCGACGCGGGCGACGTCGTGGCGCTCGCGCGCGTCGCGCAGATGGTCTCGGACCGACGCGTGCGGCTGCCGATCGCCGACGTGTTCTCGCTCGACGACGTCGCCGACGCCTACCGGGCGCTCGACCGGCGCGAGGCGCCGGGCAAGATCGTGCTCGGCATGCACACGGTGGACTACCGCGGGCAGCGGGTGCGCGAGCCCGCACTCAAGGAACAGGACGTCACCCTGGGGATCGCGACACCGCACGAGCACATGGAGGTCGAGGAGGCGGTGCCGCCCGCGCTCGCCGACGGCAGTGTGCGGCGCCGGCGGCGAGAAGCCCGTCACGCAGCCGAAGAGGCGGACGAGCGCCCATAG
- the metG gene encoding methionine--tRNA ligase: protein MADGSSFYITTPIFYVNDVPHIGHAYTEVAADVLARWHRQAGEDTWSLTGTDEHGQKILRTATANGVTPKEWADRLVAEAWKPLLETIDIANDDFIRTTDERHEANVQRFLQKLYDEGHIYTGEYEGYYCVGCEEYKQQSELIDGTGEYEGQLVCAIHSKPVELLHEKNYFFRMSAFADRLLALYEERPDFVQPESARNEVVSFVRSGLADLSISRSTFDWGVKVPWDETHVVYVWFDALLNYITAVGYGQDDEEFARRWPAQHIVGKDILRFHAVIWPAMLMAAGLDVPRGVFGHGWLLVGGEKMSKSKLTGIAPAQITDTFGSDAFRYYFLSAIHFGQDGSFSWEDLAARYQAELANGFGNLASRVVAMITRYCDGVVPAAGTTTPADDEITAVERRATDASWQAIDRLAVHEAIAAAWELVDALNGYITAEEPWVLAKDPAKRERLETVLATAYHGLGTLAVLLSPVVPKATAKLWTALGAPGTVQEQRIDRAFEWTVGDRVAQLEALFPRVEVTE from the coding sequence ATGGCCGACGGCTCCTCGTTCTACATCACGACCCCCATCTTCTACGTCAACGACGTCCCGCACATCGGGCACGCCTACACCGAGGTGGCGGCCGACGTGCTCGCCCGCTGGCACCGCCAGGCGGGCGAGGACACCTGGTCGCTGACCGGCACCGACGAGCACGGCCAGAAGATCCTGCGCACCGCGACCGCCAACGGCGTCACGCCGAAGGAATGGGCCGACCGGCTCGTCGCCGAGGCGTGGAAGCCGCTGCTCGAGACCATCGACATCGCCAACGACGACTTCATCCGCACGACCGACGAGCGGCACGAGGCCAACGTGCAGCGCTTCCTGCAGAAGCTGTACGACGAGGGCCACATCTACACGGGCGAGTACGAGGGGTATTACTGCGTCGGCTGCGAGGAGTACAAGCAGCAGTCCGAGCTCATCGACGGCACCGGGGAGTACGAGGGGCAGCTGGTCTGCGCGATCCACTCGAAGCCGGTCGAGCTGCTGCACGAGAAGAACTACTTCTTCCGGATGTCGGCGTTCGCCGACCGGCTGCTCGCGCTCTACGAGGAGCGACCCGACTTCGTCCAGCCCGAGTCGGCGCGCAACGAGGTCGTCTCGTTCGTGCGGTCGGGGCTCGCCGATCTGTCGATCTCGCGCTCGACGTTCGATTGGGGCGTGAAGGTCCCGTGGGACGAGACGCACGTGGTCTACGTGTGGTTCGACGCGCTGCTGAACTACATCACGGCCGTGGGCTACGGCCAGGACGACGAGGAGTTCGCACGCCGCTGGCCCGCGCAGCACATCGTCGGCAAAGACATCCTGCGCTTCCACGCGGTGATCTGGCCCGCGATGCTCATGGCGGCCGGTCTCGACGTGCCACGCGGGGTCTTCGGGCACGGCTGGCTGCTCGTCGGCGGCGAGAAGATGTCGAAGTCGAAGCTGACGGGGATCGCGCCCGCGCAGATCACCGACACATTCGGCTCCGACGCGTTCCGCTACTACTTCCTCTCGGCGATCCACTTCGGCCAGGACGGCTCGTTCTCGTGGGAGGACCTCGCGGCCAGGTACCAGGCCGAGCTCGCGAACGGGTTCGGCAACCTCGCGTCGCGCGTGGTCGCGATGATCACCCGGTACTGCGACGGCGTCGTGCCCGCGGCGGGCACGACGACGCCGGCCGACGACGAGATCACCGCGGTCGAGCGACGGGCGACGGATGCCTCGTGGCAGGCCATCGACCGTCTCGCGGTGCACGAGGCGATCGCCGCTGCCTGGGAACTCGTCGACGCGTTGAACGGCTACATCACCGCCGAGGAGCCCTGGGTGCTCGCGAAGGACCCCGCGAAGCGGGAGCGACTCGAGACCGTGCTCGCGACCGCGTATCACGGGCTCGGCACGCTCGCCGTGCTGCTCTCGCCGGTGGTCCCGAAGGCGACGGCGAAGCTGTGGACCGCGCTCGGCGCGCCCGGCACCGTGCAGGAGCAGCGCATCGATCGCGCGTTCGAGTGGACCGTGGGCGACCGCGTGGCGCAGCTCGAGGCGCTCTTCCCGCGCGTCGAGGTCACCGAGTGA
- a CDS encoding TatD family hydrolase, translated as MTEHLRTRGDRDGRAAEYPPAPEPLPLPVFDNHTHLEIADSALPLSVAEHLDRAASVGVAGAVQVGTDVATSRWSAEMAAREPRLLAAVALHPNEAPVLDAAGELADALSVIDELAAQPRVRAIGETGLDYFRTGDDGRAAQFRSFEAHIDIAKRHGLALQIHDRDAHDDVVATLRRVGAPEGTVFHCFSGGEELAALAADEGWYCSFAGNVTFKNAENLRDALRVLPRDRILVETDAPYLTPAPLRGRPNAPYLVPHTVRFISEVLGMPLDELCAQVASNTVRVYGSWQDEAVGGERIDDGREGA; from the coding sequence GTGACCGAGCACCTGCGCACCCGCGGCGACCGGGACGGCAGGGCCGCGGAGTATCCGCCGGCCCCCGAGCCGTTGCCGCTGCCCGTCTTCGACAACCACACGCACCTGGAGATCGCCGACAGCGCGCTGCCGCTGTCGGTCGCGGAGCATCTGGATCGTGCCGCATCGGTGGGCGTCGCCGGCGCCGTGCAGGTCGGCACCGACGTGGCGACCAGCCGCTGGTCGGCCGAGATGGCGGCCCGCGAGCCGAGGCTGCTCGCCGCCGTGGCGCTGCATCCGAACGAGGCGCCCGTGCTCGACGCGGCCGGTGAGCTGGCCGACGCGCTCAGCGTGATCGACGAGCTCGCGGCGCAGCCGCGGGTGCGTGCGATCGGTGAGACGGGGCTCGATTACTTCCGCACGGGGGACGACGGCCGTGCCGCGCAGTTCCGCTCGTTCGAGGCCCACATCGACATCGCGAAGCGCCACGGGCTCGCGCTGCAGATCCACGATCGCGACGCGCACGACGACGTGGTCGCGACGCTGCGCCGGGTCGGCGCCCCCGAGGGCACGGTGTTCCACTGCTTCTCGGGCGGGGAGGAGCTCGCCGCACTCGCCGCCGACGAGGGCTGGTACTGCTCGTTCGCTGGAAACGTGACGTTCAAGAACGCCGAGAACCTGCGCGACGCCCTGCGGGTGCTGCCGCGCGACCGGATCCTCGTCGAGACCGATGCGCCCTACCTGACGCCCGCGCCGCTCCGCGGCCGACCGAACGCGCCCTATCTCGTGCCGCACACCGTGCGCTTCATCTCGGAGGTGCTCGGCATGCCGCTCGACGAACTCTGCGCGCAGGTCGCGTCGAACACGGTCCGAGTGTATGGGTCGTGGCAGGATGAGGCCGTGGGTGGAGAGCGCATCGATGACGGGCGCGAGGGCGCGTGA